A single Methanocaldococcus bathoardescens DNA region contains:
- the npdG gene encoding NADPH-dependent F420 reductase, translating to MKVAILGGTGDQGFGLALRLAKNNKIIIGSRKKERAEEAAKKAKEILKQRGIEADIIGLENKEAAKEGDVVILSLPYEYTLSTIKQLKEELKGKIVVSIGVPLATAIGDKPTRLLFPPDGSVAEMVQNVLKESKVVSAFQNVCHAVLEDLDNPVDCDILVCGNDEEAKKVVIDLANQIDGVRAIDCGNLEKSRIIEAITPLLIGLNIKYKSKGTGIRITNLEI from the coding sequence ATGAAAGTAGCAATATTGGGAGGTACTGGAGACCAAGGGTTTGGTTTAGCTTTAAGGTTGGCTAAAAATAATAAGATAATAATTGGTTCAAGAAAAAAGGAGAGGGCAGAAGAAGCGGCTAAAAAGGCTAAAGAAATATTAAAGCAGAGAGGAATTGAGGCAGATATAATTGGCTTAGAAAATAAAGAGGCTGCAAAAGAAGGAGATGTTGTTATCCTATCTTTACCTTATGAATACACTCTATCAACAATAAAACAATTGAAAGAAGAGTTAAAGGGAAAGATAGTTGTTTCTATCGGTGTTCCTTTGGCAACTGCAATAGGGGATAAACCAACAAGATTATTGTTTCCTCCAGATGGCTCAGTTGCTGAAATGGTTCAAAATGTATTAAAAGAGAGTAAGGTAGTTAGTGCATTTCAAAATGTTTGTCATGCTGTTTTGGAAGATTTGGATAATCCAGTTGATTGTGATATCTTAGTTTGTGGAAATGATGAGGAGGCAAAGAAAGTTGTTATTGATTTAGCTAATCAAATAGATGGAGTTAGGGCAATTGATTGTGGTAATTTAGAAAAATCAAGAATTATAGAGGCAATAACACCATTATTAATTGGATTAAATATAAAATATAAATCAAAAGGAACAGGAATTAGAATTACAAATTTAGAAATTTAA
- the wecB gene encoding non-hydrolyzing UDP-N-acetylglucosamine 2-epimerase — MKLSIILGTRPEIIKLSPIIRALEKTNEDWHIIHTNQHYSENMDKIFFEELNLPKPKYNLNIGSGTHGEQTGKMLIEIEKVLLKENPDVVIVQGDTNTVLAGALVASKLKIDIAHVEAGLRSFDKNMPEEINRVLTDHISDYLFAPTEIAKNNLLREGIEENKIFVVGNTIVDATLQNLKIAEKNENIKAFFDNIVDDDYFLLTLHRAENVDNKERLKNIIDGIFTITEIYEKYIVFPIHPRTKKRLEEFNLFDKLKSNKKIKIIEPVGYLEFLMLEKNAKLILTDSGGVQEEACILKIPCITLRDNTERPETVEVGANILVGDNKEKLIKAIEIMLNKERTWENPFGDGKSGKRIIKILIDCIKR, encoded by the coding sequence ATGAAGCTTTCAATAATCTTAGGGACGAGGCCAGAGATAATTAAGCTTTCCCCAATAATTAGAGCTTTAGAAAAAACTAATGAAGACTGGCATATCATCCACACTAATCAGCATTATTCTGAAAACATGGACAAGATATTCTTTGAAGAGTTAAACTTACCAAAACCGAAATACAATTTAAACATTGGTTCTGGGACTCATGGAGAGCAGACGGGAAAGATGTTAATAGAGATAGAGAAAGTTCTTTTAAAAGAAAATCCAGATGTTGTTATAGTTCAGGGAGATACAAACACTGTTTTAGCTGGAGCTTTAGTAGCTTCAAAATTAAAAATCGATATAGCCCATGTTGAGGCAGGATTAAGGAGTTTTGATAAAAATATGCCTGAAGAGATAAATAGGGTTTTAACTGACCATATTAGTGATTATCTTTTTGCCCCAACTGAAATAGCTAAAAATAATTTATTAAGGGAAGGAATTGAAGAAAATAAGATTTTTGTCGTGGGAAATACAATTGTCGATGCCACCTTACAAAATTTAAAGATTGCTGAAAAAAATGAAAACATTAAAGCTTTTTTCGATAATATTGTTGATGATGATTATTTTCTATTAACTTTACATAGGGCTGAGAATGTCGATAATAAAGAAAGATTAAAAAATATTATAGATGGAATATTTACGATAACTGAAATATATGAAAAATATATTGTTTTCCCAATCCATCCGAGAACTAAGAAAAGATTGGAAGAGTTTAATCTGTTTGATAAACTAAAAAGCAACAAAAAAATAAAAATTATTGAACCAGTTGGATATTTAGAATTTTTAATGTTAGAAAAGAATGCTAAGCTAATTTTAACAGACAGTGGTGGAGTTCAAGAAGAAGCTTGCATATTAAAAATCCCATGTATAACTTTGAGAGACAATACAGAAAGACCCGAAACCGTTGAAGTAGGGGCTAATATATTAGTTGGTGATAATAAAGAAAAATTAATTAAAGCGATTGAAATAATGCTTAATAAAGAGAGGACTTGGGAAAATCCGTTTGGGGATGGGAAGAGTGGAAAGAGAATTATTAAAATTTTGATTGATTGTATTAAAAGATAA
- a CDS encoding DEAD/DEAH box helicase, which translates to MYIEHPLIKPKTLEARLYQQIIAANALKKKTLCVLSTGLGKTAIAILVIAGILTKKDGKILILAPSRPLVEQHCNRLKEILNIDEDKIIALTGKISPKKRAELYKKGKIFIATPQVIENDIVAGRINVDEFVLLIADEAHHTTGDHAYAFVAKKFKDKCHVLGLTASPGSDIDKVMEICENLGIEHVEVRTEDDEDVKPYIAKVRLIPIRVDLPAEFKKALKLINEALKERLKILKDFGVINSIANVTKTELIELNSKLFSYDEEVKYELIRVCSEALKLMHAKELLESQGKSVFLNYINKLSMQRTKSAKSIVNDEKVREAVHLLMKSNVEHPKLDKVVYIAKNILEKNKDERIIIFAQYRDTVEKIVNLLTQNGIKAIRFIGQANKEGKGMSQKQQIEAIEKFKREGSVLVSTSVSEEGIDIPTVNYIIFYEPVPSEIRFIQRRGRAMRGEGGRVYVLIAKGTADEAYYKSALYKEREMKRLLKNMCYLLNKRLQKKFEEKSKEEIEEKTKETENMETEEENNITPKTAIKEENEKTKKPVTILDFIKQIETKAEDGTKEKPKIENIKTLKKPIKIIVDVREKNMAKLLHNYVDVELKTLEVGDYVLSDRVVVERKTAEDFVDSIIDKRLFNQLKNLRKVEKPLLIIEGENFSRLHENAIKGAILSIIFDFGIPIIFTKNAEETADLLIKIAEKEQIKEKRAVMVRYGKTTMSLKEQQKFIVESLPDVGGALAERLLKHFKTVENVFTAKEEELMKVEGVGKERAKKIREVLTAKYEE; encoded by the coding sequence ATGTATATTGAACATCCATTAATAAAACCAAAAACTTTAGAGGCAAGGTTGTATCAGCAGATTATTGCGGCAAATGCATTAAAGAAAAAAACTTTATGTGTTTTATCAACTGGTTTAGGGAAGACAGCTATAGCAATATTGGTAATAGCAGGTATTTTAACAAAAAAAGATGGGAAAATTTTAATCTTAGCCCCTTCAAGACCTTTAGTTGAGCAACACTGCAATAGGTTAAAAGAAATTTTAAATATTGATGAAGATAAAATAATTGCATTAACTGGGAAAATTTCCCCAAAAAAGAGGGCTGAATTGTATAAAAAAGGAAAAATATTCATTGCTACACCACAAGTTATTGAAAATGATATTGTAGCTGGAAGAATAAATGTGGATGAGTTTGTTTTATTAATAGCTGATGAAGCTCATCACACTACAGGAGACCATGCATATGCCTTTGTAGCAAAAAAGTTTAAAGATAAATGCCATGTTTTAGGATTAACTGCTTCTCCAGGTTCTGATATAGATAAGGTAATGGAAATTTGTGAGAATTTAGGGATTGAGCATGTTGAGGTTAGAACTGAGGATGATGAGGATGTAAAACCATATATTGCTAAGGTAAGGTTAATTCCAATTAGAGTTGATTTGCCGGCCGAATTTAAAAAAGCATTAAAATTGATAAATGAAGCATTAAAAGAGAGATTGAAGATATTAAAAGATTTTGGAGTTATAAATTCTATTGCTAATGTAACAAAAACAGAACTTATTGAGCTAAATTCTAAGCTATTTTCCTATGATGAAGAAGTAAAGTATGAACTTATAAGAGTTTGTTCAGAGGCATTAAAATTGATGCACGCTAAAGAACTTTTAGAAAGTCAGGGAAAGAGTGTATTTTTAAATTATATAAATAAATTATCCATGCAGAGAACAAAATCAGCTAAATCTATTGTTAATGATGAGAAAGTTAGAGAAGCAGTTCATCTCTTAATGAAATCTAATGTTGAGCATCCAAAATTAGATAAAGTTGTTTATATTGCCAAGAATATTTTGGAAAAAAATAAGGATGAGAGAATTATTATTTTTGCTCAATATAGGGATACTGTAGAGAAGATAGTTAATCTTTTAACTCAAAATGGGATTAAAGCAATAAGATTTATTGGTCAGGCAAATAAAGAAGGAAAAGGGATGAGCCAAAAACAGCAAATAGAAGCAATAGAGAAATTTAAAAGAGAAGGGAGCGTTTTGGTTTCAACAAGCGTATCTGAAGAAGGAATTGATATTCCAACAGTAAATTATATCATATTTTATGAGCCAGTTCCTTCAGAGATTAGATTTATTCAAAGAAGAGGTAGGGCAATGAGGGGGGAAGGGGGAAGAGTTTATGTTTTAATAGCTAAGGGAACAGCTGATGAAGCTTATTACAAAAGTGCTTTGTATAAAGAGAGAGAAATGAAGAGATTATTAAAAAATATGTGCTATTTGTTAAATAAAAGATTACAGAAAAAATTTGAAGAAAAAAGTAAAGAAGAGATAGAAGAAAAGACAAAAGAAACAGAAAATATGGAAACTGAAGAAGAGAATAATATAACTCCAAAAACTGCAATAAAAGAAGAAAATGAAAAAACTAAAAAGCCAGTAACAATATTGGACTTTATTAAACAGATTGAAACTAAAGCAGAAGATGGTACTAAAGAAAAACCTAAGATTGAAAATATAAAAACATTAAAAAAACCAATAAAAATTATTGTAGATGTTAGAGAAAAAAACATGGCTAAACTTTTACATAACTATGTAGATGTTGAGTTAAAAACCTTAGAAGTTGGTGACTATGTTTTAAGTGATAGGGTAGTTGTTGAGAGGAAGACAGCTGAGGACTTTGTAGATTCAATAATTGATAAGAGGTTATTTAACCAGTTAAAAAACCTTAGAAAAGTTGAAAAGCCATTATTAATAATTGAAGGTGAAAACTTTAGTAGATTGCATGAAAATGCCATTAAAGGAGCTATTTTATCAATAATCTTTGACTTTGGTATTCCAATAATATTTACAAAAAATGCTGAAGAAACAGCAGATTTATTAATAAAGATTGCTGAGAAAGAGCAAATAAAAGAGAAAAGAGCAGTTATGGTAAGATATGGAAAAACTACAATGTCCTTAAAAGAACAGCAGAAATTCATTGTTGAGAGCTTACCAGACGTTGGTGGAGCTTTAGCCGAAAGATTATTAAAGCACTTTAAAACAGTAGAAAATGTATTCACAGCAAAAGAGGAAGAGTTGATGAAAGTTGAAGGGGTTGGAAAAGAGAGGGCTAAAAAGATTAGAGAGGTTTTAACAGCAAAATATGAGGAATAA
- a CDS encoding helix-turn-helix domain-containing protein, giving the protein MSKLLLKTPCTTWTFDSLMACVFGIKVSDVKVYFDILKNGPSKINDIAERINRDRSTVQRSVQNLMNAGLVKRRQVNIKDGGYYFIYEAIPFEETKKIIKKTMEEWCNSMKKWVDELEFEDVIKEYLENIK; this is encoded by the coding sequence ATGAGTAAACTTTTATTAAAAACGCCATGCACAACTTGGACGTTTGATAGTTTAATGGCATGCGTTTTTGGTATAAAAGTTTCTGATGTTAAAGTTTATTTTGATATTTTAAAAAACGGCCCATCAAAAATAAATGATATTGCTGAGAGAATTAATAGGGATAGAAGTACAGTTCAAAGGTCAGTTCAAAATTTAATGAATGCAGGTTTAGTTAAAAGAAGGCAGGTTAATATAAAAGATGGAGGTTATTATTTTATTTACGAGGCAATTCCATTTGAAGAAACAAAGAAAATCATAAAAAAGACTATGGAAGAGTGGTGCAACAGTATGAAAAAATGGGTAGATGAATTAGAGTTTGAAGATGTAATTAAGGAGTATTTAGAAAATATAAAATAA
- the rnz gene encoding ribonuclease Z, with amino-acid sequence MKLIFLGTGAAVPSKNRNHIGIAFKFGGEVFLFDCGENIQRQMLFTEVSPMKINHIFITHLHGDHILGIPGLLQSMGFFGRDKEINIFGPEGTKEVVENSLKLGAHYIEFPIKVYEIYEKKPITIYKEENYEIIAYPTEHGIPSYAYIFKERKKPRLDIEKAKKLGVKIGPDLKKLKNGEAVKNIYGEIVNPEDVLLPPKKGFCLAYSGDTVPLEDFGKYLNELGCDILIHEATFDDSSKDIAKDNMHSTIGDAVNIAKLANVKALILTHISARYDKEEYFNLYKMNVKQYNESFKIIISEDLMTYDIKRDLLG; translated from the coding sequence ATGAAATTGATATTCTTAGGAACTGGAGCGGCAGTTCCATCAAAAAATAGGAATCATATAGGGATAGCATTTAAATTTGGAGGAGAGGTTTTTTTATTTGATTGTGGTGAAAATATCCAAAGACAGATGCTTTTTACTGAAGTATCGCCGATGAAAATTAACCATATATTTATAACTCATCTACATGGAGACCATATATTGGGCATTCCAGGACTTTTACAGAGTATGGGATTTTTTGGAAGGGATAAAGAAATTAATATATTCGGCCCTGAAGGGACAAAGGAAGTTGTTGAAAACTCATTAAAGCTCGGAGCTCATTATATAGAATTTCCAATAAAAGTCTATGAGATTTATGAAAAAAAGCCAATAACTATCTATAAAGAAGAGAACTATGAGATAATTGCCTATCCAACTGAACATGGTATTCCTTCTTACGCTTATATATTTAAAGAAAGAAAAAAACCACGTTTAGATATTGAGAAAGCTAAAAAACTTGGAGTTAAAATAGGGCCAGATTTAAAAAAACTAAAAAATGGAGAGGCGGTTAAAAATATTTATGGAGAAATTGTAAATCCAGAAGATGTTTTGTTACCACCAAAAAAAGGATTTTGTTTAGCATATAGTGGAGATACCGTTCCATTGGAAGATTTTGGAAAATATTTAAATGAATTAGGATGTGATATCTTAATTCACGAAGCGACGTTTGATGATTCTTCTAAAGATATTGCTAAAGATAATATGCATTCTACAATAGGAGATGCCGTCAATATAGCCAAATTGGCAAATGTAAAGGCTTTAATTTTAACTCATATCTCAGCAAGGTATGATAAGGAGGAATATTTCAACCTATATAAAATGAACGTTAAACAGTATAATGAGAGCTTTAAAATTATTATTAGTGAGGATTTAATGACCTATGATATAAAAAGAGATTTATTGGGGTGA
- a CDS encoding S-layer protein produces the protein MKRHLLILLTILALGMVGSVCGATYINSLPYTINQSGYYILNTSCTNLTTTAITINADNVVLDGNGKVLDGNNAGFTYGVYVNGHKNIIINNLVVSEFIHGIYLDSSSHNTITNISVLNNNVEGIYLKDSSNNTIINVTTLNSGSNGICLEYSSNNKISDANVLDGINLWHSSNNTITNVNFLNSKSGISLDSSSNNNIIYLNNFINNTYWDILISNSHNNIFHSPTPINYTYNGQTYTNYLGNYYSDYTGNDSDGDGIGDTAYVINLNNNDSYPLIAPVGKYIIDNKPDEIYSDVAQDIKSEKIKEIVHKAKIIIGSEIDNNLSAKCLKNTTELINQPLTITEDCILVGGPVANPLVKKYMWTFPVKITNDYPGKNRGVIQKQIINGHLVILLAGSDRWGTKAAVEYFKQLDDIPDEPIFVEWRDGKAVKIEKP, from the coding sequence ATGAAAAGGCATCTTTTAATATTGCTAACGATTTTGGCTTTAGGAATGGTAGGAAGCGTTTGTGGAGCCACATACATCAACTCACTACCATACACAATAAATCAGAGTGGTTATTATATTTTAAATACTTCTTGCACAAACCTAACAACAACAGCAATCACAATAAATGCGGATAATGTTGTTTTAGATGGTAATGGGAAGGTTTTGGATGGAAATAATGCAGGTTTTACCTATGGGGTTTATGTAAATGGGCATAAAAATATTATAATAAATAACTTGGTTGTTAGTGAGTTTATTCATGGGATTTACCTTGATAGTTCTTCCCACAACACAATAACAAATATAAGTGTTTTGAATAATAATGTTGAGGGAATTTACCTCAAAGATTCATCCAACAACACAATAATCAATGTAACTACTTTGAATAGTGGTAGTAACGGAATTTGCCTTGAGTATTCATCCAATAACAAAATATCTGATGCAAATGTTTTAGATGGGATTAACCTTTGGCATTCGTCCAATAATACAATAACTAATGTAAATTTTTTGAATAGTAAATCTGGAATCTCCCTTGATAGTTCATCCAACAACAACATAATCTATCTAAACAACTTCATAAACAATACTTATTGGGATATCCTAATTTCCAACTCACACAACAATATCTTCCACTCACCAACACCAATAAACTACACATACAATGGACAAACATACACAAACTACTTAGGAAACTACTACTCTGACTATACTGGAAATGACTCAGATGGAGATGGGATTGGAGATACAGCTTATGTAATTAATTTAAACAACAACGATTCATATCCATTAATTGCACCAGTTGGGAAGTATATAATTGATAATAAACCAGATGAAATATATTCAGATGTTGCACAAGACATCAAATCAGAGAAAATAAAAGAAATTGTCCATAAAGCTAAAATAATAATAGGTTCAGAAATAGACAACAACTTATCAGCAAAATGCCTTAAAAACACTACAGAGTTAATAAATCAACCATTAACAATAACAGAAGATTGCATCTTAGTTGGAGGTCCAGTAGCTAATCCATTAGTTAAGAAGTATATGTGGACATTCCCAGTTAAGATAACTAACGATTATCCAGGTAAGAATAGGGGAGTTATTCAGAAACAAATCATCAATGGACATTTAGTAATCCTCTTAGCAGGTTCAGATAGATGGGGAACAAAGGCGGCAGTAGAATACTTCAAGCAATTAGATGATATTCCAGATGAACCAATATTTGTAGAGTGGAGAGATGGGAAAGCAGTGAAGATTGAAAAACCTTAA